ACTCCAGCAAAACAAGGCTGGATTCCCTAAGTCAAACGAGCTATTGAAAGCGATAAATCATCGGTAAAATACACGTTCAAACCGATAAACAACAAAACCTATGAATTTTTCATAGGGGATTCCAAGAAAGCTTTGTGGAAATTTGTAAGAGTTAAACGTCCAAAATCTTACAATATGATACGCACGGCTACAATTTTTATGATAGGGGCATTTTTGCTACATGTTGGGGCTACAAAAGTTGTGGCCCAAGGCGATGCCCATCCACGACCTATTTTTGGGGATGAAGAAGCTACCCAACGAATTGATGATTATTTAAATCTGCTCAACCAGGGCTACTCGGAAATTGAAATATTTCAAGATTTGGGCAATGCCAATTTATTGAGTGAAAACTATGATTCGGCATCGTTTTGGTACGAGCGTTTATTGGAAAATACACCAGACCCCGACCAAAGGGAACGGTTTCAGGAGCGTTATGCCTATGCGAGTCAGAAGGCCCTTGGAAAATTAAAAAACGAACAAAGGGACTGGACCAATACCGTAATGAATGATTACAGGTCCATAAGTCCATCCCAGCAACTAAAAAATGCTTCTGCAGTAGTCGTTTCCGGGAAAAACAGCCTACGAAATACCAAAGCGGAATCCCTGGAACATATGAAAGAGCAGTACACCCCAAAACTCACCATAACGGCAGATGGAAAAATGGCGTTCTTTAGCAAGGCCACTGCCCAAAAACCGGAGACCGGCATATTCTCCAAAAAGGAAATCGTTTATGAAATCTATCGTGCAGAGAATATCAATGGGGAATGGAAGAACATCAAGAAGGTTCAGGTATGTCCAAAACACTATTCCGCCAAGCATCCTACGGTCTCTTCCGATGGTACACGGTTGTTCTTTGCATCCAATATGCCCGGCACCTTCGGGAAGTATGATATCTATGTTTCCATCATCAATAGGGATGGTAGCCTGGGACAGCCCAAAAACCTCGGGTCCAAGGTCAATACCAGAAAGGACGATATGTATCCAAGTTTATTGAACGGTTCCACCTTGGTATTTGCATCCAACGGTAGAAAAGGGCAAGGTGGGTTTGACCTCTTTGCGGTAACGGTGGAAGGCAATCGATTGGGTAAATCCAAAAACCTGGGCAATCGTATCAATAGCCGGTATGATGATTATGCCCTTACCTTCTCACCTTCCAAGGGAATGGGGTTTGTATTGTCCAATCGTGGTGACCAGCGTACCGTTGGCCAATATTCCATCGCTCCACGGGAAGAAGGTTTACTATCCAATGTGGAAAAGGACGATCAGAAACTCTGGAAGGCCTTACATGACGGAAAACAAACGGACTATTCCTCGACAGTTTTTGAGGACGAGTAAAAAATCCCCTTACGATCTCTATAAAAGGAAAACCCCTTTGTTGACCCATACAGTTTCACTTTAACCCCGAAAAGATGGACTATTTAAAAAAACATTTCAACACCATAGCGGCCCCACTGTTTTTGGGCATCCTATTGACCCATTCCATCGTGGTGGCACAGGAACAGCAAGTACCCCAAAATGCAAGGGATCCATTTCATAATCAATTGTTCTTTAACCGATTCCTCATCAATCCTACCTTCTCATTGGTACGGGAGAATAAGTCCTATTTAAACGTACTTTTAAGAAATCAATATGCAGGCTTTGAGGATAACAACCAAAACTATTTTTTGGGATTCAGTAATAAATTGGATGAGAATACCGCACTGGGGCTGGGCATTTATGGGCAATGGTCCGGTGTTATACAAGAGTTTGGATTTCATGCCAATTACGCCACGGCCGTAAAATTGGGAGAAAAAAGTGCCTTAAGTTTTGGCGCCAATGTAAACTACAGGAGCCAGGGTTTGGACAGAAACCGTGTAGTGGTAAACCAAGAAGATCCCCTATTGAACGAGGTGGAAAAAATCAATTCCCTATCCATTGAGCCAGGTCTTACCTTATCCCTGGGGAAGTGGGATTTTGGGATGTACTTTACGGATATGGTCCGGTATAACCAAACCAATGAGGAGCTTGCCACCAATTTTGGACTGGATTATTTAAGACCTCAGCTCCAATATACCCATACCTTTAAAAGGGGCACGGGACTATTTGAGGATGCCAGACTTATTCCTTTGGTCCAGGCGGGTAGGGATATCAACCAAGAATGGTCCATGACCGGTTCTTTATTGATGGATGTTCCAAAAATGGGTTGGTTACAAGCCAGCTATGACCAACGCTACGGACTTTCCTCCGGCCTGGGATTTAATTTGAACAAAAGACTGTCCTTGGGATACCTGATGGAAAAAAGCCTTACCGAGCAAGGTGAAAACCTGGGGTGGAACCATGAGCTTTCCCTGGCCTATACCATGAACGATGAACTTCGTGGAACTGGGATCAACGTACAATTGGCTTCCAATGAAGACGATGAATTTGTTGACGAAATTGTACGCAATTATGAAGAACAATTGAACGATTTAAAACAAAAGATGGATGCCACTCCGGCCACCACTTTTGATGAAGCAAGCTTGGCCTACCAAAATCGGATGTTGATCGATGAGCTGATCTTAAGACAGGACTCCATAGAAGAATTAAGGAATCAGATGTTTGAAAAACGGTTCGAGAGTATGGTGCGTTTGCTACGAAGGGAAATACAACAAAATGGTGCCAAACCCGAATCCAGATCAAGGGGAAGGTTCCACAGTGTACAAACGGGTATTGCCAGCACGGACAATACCGTTCGATCCAAAAACAGGGAAGAACGATTTGAAGAATTTAACGAAATCCCCATAAAAGCTAAAAATCGGTCAGATGCTATCGGGGTTAATTCAGGTTTCTATTTAATTGCCAATGTATTTAAAAACAAATCCAATGTAAGATCATTTATGAAGGATTTGTCCAATAAGGGGTTGGAGGCAAGGCAATTTTACAACAAGGAAAACGGGTTACATTATGTCTATCTGGCCGATTTTAATTCCAAGGACGATGCGGATGTTGCCATTATTTCGGATTTGGACGGAGCTTACAAAGACGATAAATGGATCATGGAGGTCTATAACACTACACAAACGGCCGATATCGGTTTTGAAATGGAATAACCCATATACACTTCATTAACTCAAACCTATACCATAGGTAAAATGCGAATTAGCCATTGTCCAGTCTCGTGCTGGGCGATGGCTTTTTACGTATGGGATTATGGGATTTGATACAAAATCCCTAATCCAATGTGCATTTGGACGAAAATACTTACAATTTCATCGACAAATCGAATAATTCCCTTATTTTACATTCATATAATAGAGTAACCCCGAAAATTCTAATATATGTTAACCTACAACTACACTCAGAGAACTGGCTCCGGCCCACCCAAAAGAATTCCTTGGCACCAAGGAAATTTCCAATTGAACATTTTGTACGAGCGAAACGGCTAAAGCTTTTTTGTTCATAGGTCAATAGCCCTACCCCAATGGTATTGAGGTAAACATTACCGTTTGCCTTGTTGTCATTTCCATCCTTTGCCATAAAGGGATGTGCCTCGCTATGGCCAAAATTCAAAGAATTTGTAACCCCAAATCATACATAACATGAAAACCCCGAATCATGTCATGGTATTGGACCATGACCCTAGTACCGTAGAACTTTGCAACAGTATTTTTGAAGAAATGCAGGACTATTCCCTAAAAGTGGTCTGCCACTCCCTAAGGGAGGCCCTTACGAATGAGGACCGCTACAGTTTTGACCTATTGATAACGGAGACCAAGGTCAACGGGCAGTCCGGTTTGCGCTTTGTGAACAGTATTTTACAACGAAATCCACAATTGAAAGTGCTTGTGGTAAGTTCGGACAACGATTTTGAACTGATCAAGCAGGCATTTAAAATTGGTGTTCACGGCTATTTGACCAAACCCGTGACCCCGGAACGACTGTTATCTGCTTTAAAAACAATCGAGGAAGAAGGCACTGCATTGAGCAATGACGTTTCCAAAAAAATAGTCTCCGTATTCCGTGAAAAACGCTATTCCATGCTTTCCCAACGGGAAAACCAGATTATTGGATATTTAGGCCAGGGCGCTACCTATAAGGATATTGCCAAAAAGCTGTTTGTAACGCCAAGCACGGTCAATTTTCATTTGCAGAACATTTATTTAAAACTGAATGTGCGTTCAAAATCCGAGGCTTTACATCGTCTTAAGACCATAGGTGCACCCGCTTACTAAAGCAAGTGCAAAAGCAAAAAAAGCCCCTGACGCTATCGCCAGGGGCTTAACTATCTAAATTGTCCTTGCTTACTTCACTTCCTCAAAATCAACATCCTCCACATTGTCACCTTCAGTGGCTCCGTTTCCGGCACCACTGCTAGCGGCATCCCCCGTAGTATCGGCACCGCCGGCTTGCGCAGTTTCTGCCTGTGCTTTGTACATCTCCTCGGAGGCTACCTTCCACGCTTCGTTTATTTTGGTCAAGGCAGGGTCAATAACCGCTACATCCTTGGTTTCATAAGCCTTTTTCAATTCTTCCAATGCCTCTTCAATTGGCTTTTTCTTATCATCGGAAAGCTTATCGCCAAACTCGCCCAATTGTTTTTCCGTCTGGAAAATCATACTATCGGCCTCATTCAATTTATCAGCTTTCTCCTTGGCCGCCTTATCCGCTTCTGCATTGGCTTCGGCCTCAGCCTTCATTTTTTGGATTTCCTCCTCGGTCAATCCGGAAGAGGCTTCAATTCGGATATCCTGTGATTTTCCAGTGGCCTTATCCGTTGCGGAAACCTTAATGATTCCATTGGCATCAATATCAAAGGTTACCTCGATCTGAGGTGTTCCCCTTGGTGCGGGTGGAATCCCGTCCAAATGGAAGCGACCAATGGTCTTGTTATCCGCGGCCATCGGCCTTTCTCCCTGTAATACATGGATTTCCACCGAAGGTTGATTGTCCGCCGCCGTTGAGAATACCTGCGATTTCTTTGTGGGAATCGTAGTATTTGCCTCAATCAATTTTGTATTCACGCTACCCATGGTTTCAATACCCAGGGAAAGTGGGGTCACGTCCAAAAGCAGTACATCCTTTACATCTCCGGTCAATACGCCCCCTTGGATGGCAGCACCTACCGCCACTACCTCATCGGGATTTACCCCTTTGGAAGGTTTTTTTCCAAAGAATTTCTCTACAGCTTCCTGTACGGCCGGAATCCTTGTAGACCCTCCAACCAAAATGATTTCATCAATATCACTTTTTGAAAGCCCTGCGGATTTTAACGCGCTCGCACAAGGTTCAATGGTGCGTTTGACCAAATCGGCAATCAGTTGTTCAAATTTGGAACGACTCAGGGTTCGCACAAGGTGCTTGGGTCCTGAGGCGGTTGCCGTTACATAGGGCAGGTTGATTTCGGTCTGTGAGGAAGCCGACAATTCTATTTTTGCCTTTTCGGCCGCTTCGCGAAGACGTTGTAAGGCCATGGCATCATCCCGCAAATCCAAACCTTCGTCGGACTTGAATTCCTCTGCCAACCAGTCAATGATCTTCTGGTCCACATCATCACCACCCAGATGGGTATCCCCATCAGTGGACAATACTTCAAAAACACCGTCCCCCAATTCCAGGATGGAAACGTCGTGCGTACCTCCACCAAAGTCAAAAACCACGATTTTCTGATCGGAGTCCTTTTTGTCCAGTCCGTATGCCAAAGAGGCAGCGGTAGGCTCGTTGATGATACGCTCTACGGTAAGTCCCGCAATTTCACCGGCTTCTTTTGTCGCCTGACGTTGGGAGTCATTAAAATAGGCCGGTACGGTAATCACCGCCCGGGTCACATCCTGTCCCAAATAATCTTCCGCCGTTTTCTTCATCTTTTGAAGAATGATGGCAGAAAGTTCCTGTGGGGTGTACAAACGTCCTTCAATATCTACCCTTGGGGTATCATTATCCCCTTTTACCACCTTATAGGGAACCCGTTCGGCTTCCTTTTGGGATTCCGAATACTTGTTCCCCATAAAACGTTTTATGGAGTAAATGGTCTTATGTGGGTTTGTCACTGCTTGCCTTTTCGCCGGGTCACCAACCTTGATTTCCCCGCCCTCAACAAAAGCAATGACAGATGGTGTTGTCCTTTTTCCTTCTGCGTTTGGGATTACCACTGGCTCGTTACCTTCCATTACGGAAACACAAGAGTTGGTCGTTCCCAAATCGATACCAATAATTTTGCTCATGTTTACTATTTAAAGTTGTTGAATTTCTGTTTTTAACAATCTGTAGTAGTCAATGACTATGCCATCCATGGAGATATGACAAGCTGACAGTTTGACGAAGTACAAAATTTGAATTGGAACGGATGCCAAGTGAAATGGGGCATTTTACATTCCGCACCTATGCTATGCAACATTCGTCATTCGCAAAGCTTAATTCCGGCTTATCTTTGGGTCACAAATCGGTAGCTAATGGAATGTATCAGTGTTTTTGACATGCTCAAAATTGGGGTGGGCCCTTCCAGTTCCCATACACTGGGCCCATGGCGGGCTGCGGAACGATGGTTGAAGGAATTACAGGAAACCCATGCCCTCTCCACCGTGGTTTCGGTAAAGGTGCAACTGTACGGTTCCCTGTCCCTTACGGGAAAGGGGCATGCTACGGATATTGCCGTAATGCTTGGATTGATGGGGGAAGACCCCGTAACCATTGCCTGTGACAGTATTCCTGCCAAAATTGAAGCCTTAACCTCCAAAAGGCAGTTGTTATTGGATCAAAAGCATTGGATCGCCTTTACGCCGGAAAAGGATATCAACTACAACCGGGAATTCCTGCCCTTCCATGCCAATGGCATGCGCTTTGAGGCCCACCTGACCAATGGGGATACGGTTTCCGAGACCTATTATTCCATTGGCGGCGGATTTGTAGTGAAGGAAGAGCGGCAGCACGCCAAGGAAAACAAAGTACTTTTTAAGACCTTCCCCTGCCCCATCAAAACCGGGGATGAGCTATTGGCCTATTGCGCCGAACAGGGAAAATCCATTTCGGAAATTGTTTGGAAAAACGAACGTTCCCTCAGATCCGAAGATGAGATCAATAAAGGGCTACGCGAGATTTGGGATGCCATGTTGGAATGCATGTATTTGGGTTGCCATACCGAGGGAACCTTGCCCGGCGGGCTCAATGTAAAACGCCGTGCCTTTGCCATGCACCAAAAACTAAAGGGTAGTGTCCCCTACTCCACTCCCCGCGAATGGTTGGAAAGTATTCGGGATACCGAAGTGAAATTCCGTCAAATCCTGAAATGGGTCAGCTGTTTTGCACTTTCCGTAAATGAGGTCAATGCTGCCCTGGGCCGTGTGGTCACGGCACCCACCAATGGCAGTGCGGGTGTAATTCCTGCCGTGCTCATGTATTATCTGGTGATTGAAAACCACGATGGGGATTTTGATGATGTAAAACGTTTTCTGCTTACGGCCAGTGAAATTGGCAGCATTTTTAAGAAGGGGGCGACCATTTCTGCGGCCATGGGGGGCTGCCAGGCCGAAATTGGGGTCTCTTCCGCCATGGCCGCTGCAGGATTGACGGAGCTCATGGGCGGCACTCCCGATCAGGTGTTAATGGCGGCGGAAATCGCCATGGAACACCATTTGGGACTTACCTGCGATCCCATTGGTGGTTTGGTACAGGTACCTTGCATAGAACGCAATAGCATGGGGGCCATTAAAGCGATCAATGCTTCGGAAATGGCCCTGGATGCCGATCCTTCGGAAGCCATTGTCCCCTTGGATAAGGTGGTCAATACCATGTGGGAGACCGCCAAGGATATGAACAGCAAATACAAGGAAACCTCGGAAGGGGGATTGGCCGTTGGGGTATTTTTGAGTGATTGTTGATTTTTTCAGGATTTTTATTTCTTACCAAAGATGATGGACAAAAATCAACAGCCACAAGGGAGCTCGTTTCTTGCTTCCAGTTATGCCATCATAGTGCCGTTTATTGATTGCTTTTATCAGACCAAATACTCCATTGCTACCTTTAACCAAATCATGGCCGAAATCGTTGTACGTAACTTAACCCAACAAAACTTTAAAAAATGAAAAAAACAATCTTGACTTTGGCTTTTGCTTTGGTAACCT
The sequence above is a segment of the Muricauda sp. SCSIO 64092 genome. Coding sequences within it:
- a CDS encoding response regulator transcription factor, which translates into the protein MKTPNHVMVLDHDPSTVELCNSIFEEMQDYSLKVVCHSLREALTNEDRYSFDLLITETKVNGQSGLRFVNSILQRNPQLKVLVVSSDNDFELIKQAFKIGVHGYLTKPVTPERLLSALKTIEEEGTALSNDVSKKIVSVFREKRYSMLSQRENQIIGYLGQGATYKDIAKKLFVTPSTVNFHLQNIYLKLNVRSKSEALHRLKTIGAPAY
- the dnaK gene encoding molecular chaperone DnaK translates to MSKIIGIDLGTTNSCVSVMEGNEPVVIPNAEGKRTTPSVIAFVEGGEIKVGDPAKRQAVTNPHKTIYSIKRFMGNKYSESQKEAERVPYKVVKGDNDTPRVDIEGRLYTPQELSAIILQKMKKTAEDYLGQDVTRAVITVPAYFNDSQRQATKEAGEIAGLTVERIINEPTAASLAYGLDKKDSDQKIVVFDFGGGTHDVSILELGDGVFEVLSTDGDTHLGGDDVDQKIIDWLAEEFKSDEGLDLRDDAMALQRLREAAEKAKIELSASSQTEINLPYVTATASGPKHLVRTLSRSKFEQLIADLVKRTIEPCASALKSAGLSKSDIDEIILVGGSTRIPAVQEAVEKFFGKKPSKGVNPDEVVAVGAAIQGGVLTGDVKDVLLLDVTPLSLGIETMGSVNTKLIEANTTIPTKKSQVFSTAADNQPSVEIHVLQGERPMAADNKTIGRFHLDGIPPAPRGTPQIEVTFDIDANGIIKVSATDKATGKSQDIRIEASSGLTEEEIQKMKAEAEANAEADKAAKEKADKLNEADSMIFQTEKQLGEFGDKLSDDKKKPIEEALEELKKAYETKDVAVIDPALTKINEAWKVASEEMYKAQAETAQAGGADTTGDAASSGAGNGATEGDNVEDVDFEEVK
- a CDS encoding TolB family protein; translated protein: MIRTATIFMIGAFLLHVGATKVVAQGDAHPRPIFGDEEATQRIDDYLNLLNQGYSEIEIFQDLGNANLLSENYDSASFWYERLLENTPDPDQRERFQERYAYASQKALGKLKNEQRDWTNTVMNDYRSISPSQQLKNASAVVVSGKNSLRNTKAESLEHMKEQYTPKLTITADGKMAFFSKATAQKPETGIFSKKEIVYEIYRAENINGEWKNIKKVQVCPKHYSAKHPTVSSDGTRLFFASNMPGTFGKYDIYVSIINRDGSLGQPKNLGSKVNTRKDDMYPSLLNGSTLVFASNGRKGQGGFDLFAVTVEGNRLGKSKNLGNRINSRYDDYALTFSPSKGMGFVLSNRGDQRTVGQYSIAPREEGLLSNVEKDDQKLWKALHDGKQTDYSSTVFEDE
- a CDS encoding PorP/SprF family type IX secretion system membrane protein, with the protein product MDYLKKHFNTIAAPLFLGILLTHSIVVAQEQQVPQNARDPFHNQLFFNRFLINPTFSLVRENKSYLNVLLRNQYAGFEDNNQNYFLGFSNKLDENTALGLGIYGQWSGVIQEFGFHANYATAVKLGEKSALSFGANVNYRSQGLDRNRVVVNQEDPLLNEVEKINSLSIEPGLTLSLGKWDFGMYFTDMVRYNQTNEELATNFGLDYLRPQLQYTHTFKRGTGLFEDARLIPLVQAGRDINQEWSMTGSLLMDVPKMGWLQASYDQRYGLSSGLGFNLNKRLSLGYLMEKSLTEQGENLGWNHELSLAYTMNDELRGTGINVQLASNEDDEFVDEIVRNYEEQLNDLKQKMDATPATTFDEASLAYQNRMLIDELILRQDSIEELRNQMFEKRFESMVRLLRREIQQNGAKPESRSRGRFHSVQTGIASTDNTVRSKNREERFEEFNEIPIKAKNRSDAIGVNSGFYLIANVFKNKSNVRSFMKDLSNKGLEARQFYNKENGLHYVYLADFNSKDDADVAIISDLDGAYKDDKWIMEVYNTTQTADIGFEME
- a CDS encoding L-serine ammonia-lyase; amino-acid sequence: MECISVFDMLKIGVGPSSSHTLGPWRAAERWLKELQETHALSTVVSVKVQLYGSLSLTGKGHATDIAVMLGLMGEDPVTIACDSIPAKIEALTSKRQLLLDQKHWIAFTPEKDINYNREFLPFHANGMRFEAHLTNGDTVSETYYSIGGGFVVKEERQHAKENKVLFKTFPCPIKTGDELLAYCAEQGKSISEIVWKNERSLRSEDEINKGLREIWDAMLECMYLGCHTEGTLPGGLNVKRRAFAMHQKLKGSVPYSTPREWLESIRDTEVKFRQILKWVSCFALSVNEVNAALGRVVTAPTNGSAGVIPAVLMYYLVIENHDGDFDDVKRFLLTASEIGSIFKKGATISAAMGGCQAEIGVSSAMAAAGLTELMGGTPDQVLMAAEIAMEHHLGLTCDPIGGLVQVPCIERNSMGAIKAINASEMALDADPSEAIVPLDKVVNTMWETAKDMNSKYKETSEGGLAVGVFLSDC